Proteins co-encoded in one Sus scrofa isolate TJ Tabasco breed Duroc chromosome 14, Sscrofa11.1, whole genome shotgun sequence genomic window:
- the TFIP11 gene encoding tuftelin-interacting protein 11 isoform X1 — protein MSLSHLYRDGEGHMDDDEDERENFEITDWDLQNEFNPNRQRHWQTKEEATYGVWAERDSDEERPSFGGKRARDYSAPVNFISAGLKKGAAEEAELEDSDDEEKPVKQDEFPKDFGPKKLKTGGNFKPSQKGFAGGTKSFMDFGSWERHTKGIGQKLLQKMGYVPGRGLGKNAQGIINPIEAKQRKGKGAVGAYGSERTTQSLQDFPVVDSEEEAEEEFQKELSQWRKDPSGSKKKPKYSYKTVEELKAKGRISKKLSAPQKEISQVKVIDMTGREQKVYYSYSQISHKHNVPDDGLPLQSQLPQPGKEAKAPGFALPELEHNLQLLIELTEQEIIQNDRQLQYERDMVVNLSHELEKMAEVLEHEERVISNLSKVLEMVEECERRLQPGCSNPLTLDECARIFETLQDKYYEEYRMSDRVDLAVAIVYPLMKDYFKEWDPLKDCTYGTEIISKWKSLLENDQLLSHGGQDLSADAFHRLIWEVWMPFVRNIVTQWQPRNCDPMVDFLDSWVHIIPVWILDNILDQLVFPKLQKEVENWNPLTDTVPIHSWIHPWLPLMQARLEPLYSPIRSKLASALQKWHPSDSSAKLILQPWKDVFTPGSWEAFMVKNIVPKLGMCLGELVINPHQQHMDAFYWVIDWEGMISVSSLVGLLEKHFFPKWLQVLCSWLSNSPNYEEITKWYLGWKSMFSDQVLAHPSVKDKFNEALDIMNRAVSSNVGAYMQPGARENIAYLTHTERRKDFQYEAMQERREAENMAQRGIGVAASSVPMNFKDLIETKAEEHNIVFMPVIGKRHEGKQLYTFGRIVIYIDRGVVFVQGEKTWVPTSLQSLIDMAK, from the exons ATGTCTCTATCCCACTTGTACCGGGACGGAGAAGGCCACATGGATGATGACGAGGATGAGCGGGAGAACTTTGAGATCACCGACTGGGATCTCCAGAATGAATTCAACCCTAACCGGCAGCGCCACTGGCAGACCAAGGAAGAGGCCACCTACGGAGTGTGGGCAGAGCGTGACTCAGATGAAGAGAGGCCCAGCTTTGGAGGCAAACG GGCTCGTGACTACTCGGCACCAGTCAACTTCATCAGTGCTGGGCTCAAGAAAGGGGCAGCAGAGGAGGCGGAGCTGGAAGATTCTGATGATGAAGAGAAACCTGTTAAGCAGGATGAATTTCCTAAGGATTTTGGACCAAAGAAGTTAAAAACG ggTGGTAACTTTAAACCCAGTCAGAAAGGTTTTGCAGGAGGAACCAAGTCGTTCATGGATTTTGGCAGCTGGGAAAGACACACAAAAGGAATTGGACAGAAGCTGCTTCAGAAGATGGGCTATGTCCCTGGAAGGGGCCTTGGGAAGAATGCACAAG GTATCATTAACCCAATTGAAGCCAagcagagaaaggggaaaggCGCGGTGGGGGCGTATGGCTCAGAGCGCACCACCCAGTCCCTGCAGGACTTCCCCGTGGTTGACTCTGAGGAAGAAGCTGAGGAG GAATTTCAGAAGGAGCTGAGCCAGTGGAGGAAAGACCCCAGCGGAAGCAAGAAGAAGCCCAAATACTCTTACAAGACAGTGGAAGAGTTAAAAGCCAAGGGCAGAATTAGCAAGAAGCTCTCTGCTCCCCAGAAAGAGATTTCTCAGGTCAAG GTCATAGACATGACGGGCCGGGAGCAGAAGGTCTACTATAGCTACAGCCAGATCAGCCACAAGCACAATGTCCCAGATGACGGGCTCCCACTGCAGTCACAGCTGCCCCAGCCCGGCAAGGAGGCCAAGGCCCCCGGCTTTGCGCTGCCAGAGCTGGAGCACAACCTGCAACTGCTCATTGAGCTCACGGAGCAGGAGATCATCCAGAACGACCGGCAGCTGCAGTACGAGCGTGATATGGTGGTCAACCTGTCCCACGAGCTAGAGAAGATGGCAGAGGTGCTGGAGCACGAAGAGCGGGTCATCTCCAACCTAAGCAAGGTCCTGGAGATGGTGGAGGAGTGCGAGCGGCGCCTGCAGCCCGGCTGCAGCAACCCCCTCACCCTGGACGAGTGTGCCCGCATCTTTGAGACCCTGCAGGACAAGTACTACGAGGAGTACAGGATGTCCGACCGTGTGGATCTGGCTGTGGCCATCGTCTACCCGCTGATGAAGGACTACTTCAAGGAGTGGGACCCCCTCAAG GACTGTACTTACGGCACGGAGATCATCTCCAAGTGGAAAAGCCTCCTGGAGAATGACCAGCTCTTGTCCCACGGTGGGCAGGACCTCTCGGCAGACGCCTTTCACAG GCTGATATGGGAAGTCTGGATGCCTTTCGTTCGAAATATCGTCACTCAGTGGCAACCAAGGAACTGTGACCCAATGGTGGACTTTCTGGATAGCTGGGTGCACATTATTCCCGTGTGGATCTTGGATAACATACTGGACCAGCTCGTCTTCCCCAAGCTGCAGAAGGAG GTGGAAAACTGGAACCCACTGACGGACACGGTTCCCATCCACTCCTGGATCCACCCGTGGCTGCCCCTCATGCAGGCGCGCCTGGAGCCGCTGTATTCCCCCATCCGCAGCAAGCTGGCCAGTGCCCTGCAGAAGTGGCACCCCAGCGACTCCTCTGCCAAGCTCATCCTCCAGCCCTGGAAAGACGTCTTCACCCCGGGCTCCTGGGAAGCATTCATGGTCAAGAACATAGTGCCCAAGCTGG GGATGTGCCTTGGGGAGCTGGTCATCAACccccaccagcagcacatggatgccttttattgGGTCATCGACTGGGAAGGGATGATCTCTGTCTCCAGCCTGGTGGGGCTTCTTGAAAAGCACTTCTTCCCCAAGTGGCTTCAG GTGCTGTGCTCCTGGCTCAGTAACAGCCCAAATTACGAGGAGATCACCAAGTGGTACCTGGGTTGGAAATCCATGTTCTCAGACCAAGTGCTGGCGCACCCATCTGTTAAGGACAAGTTTAACGAGGCACTGGATATCATGAACAGGGCAGTGTCCTCCAATGTCG GTGCCTACATGCAGCCTGGTGCGCGGGAGAACATCGCCTACCTCACCCACACGGAGCGGAGGAAGGACTTCCAGTACGAGGCCATGCAGGAGCGACGAGAGGCCGAGAACATGGCCCAGCGGGGCATTGGTGTGGCCGCCAGCTCCGTGCCCATGAACTTTAAAGACCTGATTGAGACCAAGGCTGAGGAGCACAACATCGTCTTCATGCCTGTCATTGGGAAGCGACACGAAGGCAAGCAGCTCTACACCTTCGGCCGCATCGTCATCTACATCGACCGGGGAGTGGTGTTCGTCCAGGGGGAGAAGACCTGGGTGCCCACCTCCCTGCAGAGCCTGATTGACATGGCCAAGTAG